Below is a window of Vulpes vulpes isolate BD-2025 chromosome 14, VulVul3, whole genome shotgun sequence DNA.
GTTTCTGAAGCTCCAGGAAGAAAGCAGCATGGACAGGTGAGTCCAGAACAGCTGGGTGTTCCTCTCTGCACACTGAGGCCTGAGGTCACTGCACCAGCAGCTGCCCACGGGAGCTCTGCCAGGGCTAGGCTGGACTCGATCTTTATAGCCCCTGCCATATTGGCTTATAAGGGCCCCTCTTGCCAGATTATACTCCCTCCTCCGGGAACTGCTGGGAGTCGTGTGGATTGtagaggtgggggtggagtgCCCAAGGCTAGCTCAGAGTCCTGGTCATGTCCACAGGTGCATGTCCACCGGCACTTCCATCTCCCCATCCTGGGCATCTTCAGATTCCAAAACCAAGCATCAAGGCCAAGGACTCATTACACCAAAGATCTGCCAGGACCCAGATTCAGTTTCAAAAAACTGGGCTTTCAGGTGTGCAACAGAGTGGGGGCCAAGAGGGTGCTCACGGGTCTGACGGAGAGGTAGGAATTATCTGTGTAGCTGCAGATGACAGTAACAAGGAAAACTGAATTTGGTTTAAGGCTACTTGCTATTATCTGATAATAGTTAAAATGCACATACTCTTTCACCCAGCATGCCATGGTTCCAAGTTATAAATTTCTCCTATAGATATATCTacacaaaacattttatatgcAGACATTTATTGTAGCACTGTTTGcaggaccaaaagaaaaaagaaaaaggaaacaacctAAAAATCCATCAATAGGAAACCACAGATAGCACATCTACATCATGAAACACTTACTACATGGCTATTAAACAGAGCAAGGAGGATTTATGGTGCTGAAACAAAAAGATCTCTAAGATGTATTGTTCAATCAAGAAAGCAGGATATCATCCCGCAGCTGTGTGGGCAaaacgggggggtgggggggacggggCTCCGCACATGGGTTTCACATGCACTGCCTGGACCTGCAGGATACACCAGAGACTGGCAGCGCGGTGGTTTTTGTGAAGGGGAATGGGTCAGAGAGGACACACACCCTTTTgcaatatttgaattaaaatatatatacgcATTCCCTAGATTTAccaaatattgacattttcagaaataGGGCTTGGAATGAATTGTGGCTACTAGCGTCCACACGTATGGTCTATGTAGTCGCCGTTTGCCGTCCCCCGGCAGCGGGGGGCGCCCGCCTTCAAAGGGCggtggatgagtgaatgaatgtacGGCGGCAAGGCGGGCAGGATGCAAGTGGCAGTGTGGCCGTGAGCCAGGAGGTGGCGCTACAGAGCACAGGCCGGGGCTCACCCTGCGGAGTCCCGCGTACTCAGtaagggggggaggggaaacaTACAACCGCTTTTGCACCTAATTGACGCTCCCTTCGAAGTAGGAGCCTGGGTACTCAGAGGAACCCCCGAGCTCAGGCCTTTAACACATGTCAGAGACTCCTGCTTAATTTTGGAAATTGTCAAGTGTCATTTGGCCACAACTCTGGTTAAAGAGGTGAGAGATCAAGTCAGACAAGTAATCCCTTcgtttaaaaaacagaacaaaacaaaacaaaaagccgcCAAGCGCAGAGTCAAAGCAAGCTGCTGCTCGGATGCTTAACAGGTTGTGACCGCGAAGCCCGAAAGCGGGGCCAGGACGACGCGCGCCTCGGCAGCGCGGCGGGACCGAGgctcgggctccgggctccgggctccgggcgcgggggcgcggcgggcggcgggcggcgggcggcgggcggcgggcggcgcggggctcAGCTCTTCTTGCGCAGCTGGCTGTACTGCGCGCGGCCCAGGATGGGCTCCATGACGCTCGGCCGGAAGAAGCTGTCGCTGACCCTGCGCGTGGGCTTCTCGCGGGCCGCCGCCGGGaaggcggggcgcggcgcggcgggcgcgTCCAGCCTGTCCTCGGGTCCCGGGccggggggcgccccggggctgcgcgcgggccgcgggccgccgcggggctgcggggggcgcggCGTGGGCTCCGGCGCCCCAGACGCCCTGCGCTCCGCCTCCCGGCGCCCGGCCTCCTCGATGTCCCGGAATTCGCTCTCGGGCTCCATCAGCGACAGCCTGGGGAGCTGAGGGCGCGGCGGCCGCGTCAGGGCCCCCGGCCTGCACCCCGTCCCGCGCCTCCCGCCCGCCTTTCTCAGGGACCGTCGCGCGCGCGCCTCCCGGGAGCGGCCCTCCCGAGCGCACCGCCTGGGGtgggacgggggcgggggcgggggcgggggagacCCGGACGGCTTGCCCTCTCCGGTGGTCTCCGCGGTCCAGAGCCCTAAGGCGAGGCCGGCAGCCCCCCTCCCAGAGTGTCTGGACCCCTCGGGTCTCCCTCCTGGAAGGTCAGCGGCTTTCCCACACAGCCCCACCCCCTTGGGCCTAAGCACAGCCCACACCCTGTCCCTGTCTGGGTCAGGGGGCCCATGCCGGGCCCTGTTGGGAGCCCAAGGTGAACAGGCTGGCAGCCAAGACCCCTGCATGCTTCTGGAAGTGTTGAGTAACTTCTGCTCCCAACCCTTGCTCTGAGGGGTCTGGTGTGTCCCTGGTCCCCCTGGAGCCTGCACAACCCAAAACTTGCTCTGGGAAGGGGCCTGGGGGCCCCCAAAAGAGACAGTATTGGTGTCTCTTGGGTTTTTCCTGTTGGTTATAGGTGATACTATCGAGATGGGCAGCAGGGAGCAGCATGCAAACCCCCTGGGGGGGATGGCTGGGCCACTGGGAACCCCCAGACTAAGGGTCagaagggaggaggtgggggaaaggTCTCAGGCCAGGGCCAGGGTCTCTACACTCTCTGCCAGGCTAGCAAAGGGCCCCCTTCATCAAGGGTGCAGTTTGTCAAAAATGTTTCTGAAGCTCTGAGGACCAGAGCCCGCCAAGGAGTTTGGGGAAGGCAGGACTGCTGCAGCCCCTTCAGTCAAATCTGCTTTACCTGTCCTTTCCCGGACCCTGGGGTGGGACTCACCGGGACATAGTGCACGACTGTGTCCACCACGTTGTCAGTGACGCCCTTCAGGGCGTCTGACAGGGACATGGCCCTCCCTTTGGTGGAGGAGACAGCACGGGCTGGGGCGAGGTGTAGCATCCTCGCTGCTGAGCCCAGCACGGCCGCAGGTGCCCATGTCACGGCTGAGATGGTGCTCTGGACGGCCTTCTGCAGCGTGTGGGCCACACTGCCCAGGAGGCCTtgtgggctgggcagggctgctaCCTGGGGGCCAGAGCTAGGTCAGCACCTCCTGCAGCCCCACCCATGGCCCTgatccctccacctccccccacctcccggaGTGGAGGGAAAGAACTTGGacacctaataaaaaaaaaaactgtctgcCAATTTCttccagctgtgtggccttgggcaggtcacttcccctctctggacctgcttcttcatctgcaaaatgggaaagaCAGTCTCTGCCCTGCCTACTTTGTGAGGCTGCTGGGAGGGTCTGCTGAGAGAACAGTGAACAGCGCAGCAGGCCTGCACGATGTCTCTGGGCCTGGGGGCAGAGACTTGTTTCATCTATTGCCTCTGCTTCACATCCCCTCAGTGGCCTGTGGGACCTCGAGGTGGCCACCTCCCCACTGGGCTTCTACTTGCTCCCTTACCTCACTGAGCTTGTTCTCCTCGGTGTCTgattcctcctcctctgtctcctctccctcgGTGTCCATCTGGTCATTGTGATCCTCCTCCTGGGAGGCAGTGAGGTTGTGCAGCCAGGGCACCCGCACCTCACTCTGTCGCCGGGGCACCACCTGCATGGCTACCGATGCGCCCCACTGGGCCAGACTgctctgggggtggtggggagaaggcCAGACAGGCTGTTGGCTTCACGGCGCCTGCcggggggctgagcagctccagAGGGCAAATTCCCTcacccccagggcctggccccagcAGGCTGTGTCTGAAACCTatcgagggatgcctgggtggctcagcggtttagcgcctgcctttggcccagggcgtgatcctggagtcccgagatcgagtcccacatcaggctccctgcatggagcctgcttctctctctctctgcttgtgtctctgcctctctgtctctcatggataaataaaatccttaaaaaatatatttaaaaaataataaaacctgtcCTCAAGTGATAACTTGCATACCTAGAGCACACACATCATTAGTGGGTAGCTCTGTGAACTTTTAGAAGCACACACTTCTGTAACTACCACAGGACAAGATATAGGTGATTTTCAACACCCCCAAAATCTGCCATGTGGTTGCCCCCCTCCCAGTCAGTAACCCCCTCCAAGAGGGACCACATGTTGACCTCTGCCACCATGCACTGGTTTTGCCTGTTTCTGAAATCCATATAAATGGACTATTGCGATGTGTCTCCTTTCATGAGAAGCTTCTTTTGTTCAACATGATGTTGTGAGACTCATCTGTGATATTGTGCCTCTAAATAGCCCCTTCTTTTTCACTTCTGGGTCATATATCATGTATATCTACCACAATTCACCCACTCTGCTGTTGGTGGACATCTGTGTTGTTTTCAGTTCTTGGTGAAGGATAAAGACTGATAGGAACATATTGACCTGTATTTTGGGGGACAGAAGCTCTCATTTCTGTTGGGTTGAATTGCTGAGTCTTGGAGGGTAGGTATGTTAAACTTTAGTAGATATTCCTTGGAGATCTTTAAAGAGTGCAAAAAAATCAAGAGGACTCCAGTATCCCATGGGCGAAAACAGACCTGGGCAGGTGGGCTAGTGTCCCCTTGAGGCAGAGCGTGGCTCATTCCTCACCCCATGGAGCTCTACCAACAGGGCGTCTTCACCATAGAACTTCAGGGGACAACATTATGTCCTATGTGAATAGGGTGCCTGAGGTTGCATGGTACAGAAGGCCCCCTGACTACACATAAGGCTGGGACAAGGGTTAGTTGCAGCCCCACTGGTAGGTAACTGATCCCCAACACAGGGGACAGTGATACTCCTGTATCCCTACTGGAGCCACAGAACCTGACTCCTAGTAGGTTTTCAACAAGCATTTGAGTGAATGAGTCAGTCCTGATGATGCTTTTTAAAGTGTCACccaggggcgcctcggtggctcagttggttaagtgtctgccttcagctcatgatcctggggtcctgggatggagccccacatagcgctctctgctcagtggggagcctgcttctccctctccgtctgcctgccacacaccccacttgtgctctcagtcaaataaataaaatcttaaaaataaataaaattgtcaccCAAATGATGGCTGAGAAGTGGTTGTTTTGTTTGCTGACCTTTAtgctttaattttcaatttttatttcctttattttggcCTTGGTTTCTTACTTAAAGgtccttatgaaaaaaaaaatccagtctatATCTGCTAAAATACACAGTGGGGAGTGGGATACGGTGGGGGGTTAGCCCTGCCCAGGTCTAGAAAAGGCAGCTTTACTTTAGGTGCAAGTAGGATGCAAATTAGATGCTTCtagaagagaaatttttaaaacctgaggtCAGTCAGGGATGCAGCCCCACCAGCACTCTCTCCCCAAGAGAAGGGGTTTGGGGCCTTGCCTATTTACAGGTGACACTCCCCAGTGCCTGGATAGCAGCTGGGGGTCTCTGCTCCCTCATAGGTGGGAGAGAGCCCACAGCAAGAAGCCACTTTGCCAGGATGAATGCTGGGGGGTGGgactcagagggagagggagagagactgaaGTGGGTGGCTTGCCCTTGGCTCACATCCTGTCCTTTCTCCTAAAGCCCAGAAGACTGGCCTTTGGTCCGCATAAGGCCTCTTGTCCTTAGACCAAAAGCCCCAGCCCAAGCTGGAGGAGGGATGGGAGAGACGCAGACTGGGGGGGGGTCAGCCAGAACTCAGGGCAGACACTCACCAGGGGTGCCACGCCTGGGATCCACATGGCCAGGGCCTGGCCCTGCTTCAGTGCCCGGGCTGTGGTCTGGAAGGTGTGTCGAGAGAGGGTGTTGGCCAGGGCCCCAACCCTGTGCACAAGGCTCGGCTTGGCTTTGGTGGGCTTCTGGGTCTGCTGGTGTCCTGGAGCAGGGGCTGGGTGAGATttagggggaaagaaaggaaagctgaTCAGAGAGAGAGCGGCTGGAGGAGCTGGGCTGTGTCTAGGGTTGGAAAGAGGTCACCCTAGGTCCACCACTTGGGTCACTCACTTTCCCCACTTACAAATGGAGAAAGGAGGCTAACTTAGGATAGATCCATCTGGAAATCTTGCTGGGCCTTCCCTGTTCCAGAGTAGTGGCCGGGTGCGCCCTGGCTGCCTCTTGCTAATTCCCAGGCAGCGTGGGCAGTCAATTCCCTTCCCAGGGCAGGTCTGCCAGCCCCCCAGCAGTAGATACCTGAGTCTTCCTTGGCTGAAGGGAGGAGGAACTCTACCACCTTCTCAACACCACCCAGGGCCAAGTCGGCCCCTCCAGAGGCCAGCCGACCCGCCCGGGTGTTGGCAGCATACTCAGCAGTGTCTTTGGCTACCCCCCAGGCGAGCTCACAGCTGGCCAGAGCGGCCCCTAGGACCTTGTCCGAAGTGCTGGCGATGGGCACACTGATGCTATTCCTGGCACTGCGAAGGCGAGTAGAGATGGTGTCCTTCAGCTCAGAGGCAatctgggggaaatggggaggggaGTCAGGCCTGTGAGTCTGGTAGCCCTGAGCCCAGCTTCCAGGAAGGTCTCACCTAAAGGCCGAGGTGGGGAGTATCTGGCTgacttagttggtagagcatgtaaccttgatctcggagtcatgagttcaagccctacattgggcacagagcttacttaaaaaataaaatacaggccCAGTGGAGTGGCACCAATATCCAGGCTCCTTGGTTAAGCTGGGCTTTAAAGGGAAAGGGCTCCAGTCGTCCCTGGGCATGAATCTCTGGCTTCTTCATGCTCCACCTCGGCCTGTCAAGATCCTAGCTAACTGACCCCTCAAAGGCCACCTCCCTGGTGACACCAGCCTTGATATTCTCATGCACATAAGGCAACTTCACTCTCAAATTCCTTGAATATCTTGTCTGTCCATCCTTCAGAACACACATCCCCATCTTCATTTAGACTGATTCAAAGATGTGGCTGATCTTCCTACCAGCTCCATATTGGAataatttctctttccctcctatTCATCTGGAAGCTCTTTTGTGACAAAGATGCCCTTCATCTGGAAACATGTGAAGAGCACAGGCCTCTGAGCCAACACACCTGCTCTCATGTGGCCTCCGCTTAAGGCTGTGTGGCCAGGGAGAAATCACtggttctcatctgtaaaatgaggatactcACTCTGTCCCAGAGGGTTGACAAGAGAAGATTAAATTGGGAAGGCCCCATAAATCGCATCATGGCCCCTGGCACAGGGtagggctcagtaaatgtttgtgggATGAGTAGATAGTTGGTCAATAATTCCCCAAAAGCACCTGATATGGCCCTTAGTTACTAGATGCCCAATGAATATATAGCTAGGTAAAGTGAT
It encodes the following:
- the PLIN1 gene encoding perilipin-1 translates to MAVNKGPTLPDGDLPEQENVLQRVLQLPVVSGTCECFQKTYTSTKEAYPLVASVCNAYEKGVQGASSLAAWSMEPVVRRLSTQFTAANELACRGLDHLEEKIPALQYPPEKIASELKDTISTRLRSARNSISVPIASTSDKVLGAALASCELAWGVAKDTAEYAANTRAGRLASGGADLALGGVEKVVEFLLPSAKEDSAPAPGHQQTQKPTKAKPSLVHRVGALANTLSRHTFQTTARALKQGQALAMWIPGVAPLSSLAQWGASVAMQVVPRRQSEVRVPWLHNLTASQEEDHNDQMDTEGEETEEEESDTEENKLSEVAALPSPQGLLGSVAHTLQKAVQSTISAVTWAPAAVLGSAARMLHLAPARAVSSTKGRAMSLSDALKGVTDNVVDTVVHYVPLPRLSLMEPESEFRDIEEAGRREAERRASGAPEPTPRPPQPRGGPRPARSPGAPPGPGPEDRLDAPAAPRPAFPAAAREKPTRRVSDSFFRPSVMEPILGRAQYSQLRKKS